Below is a genomic region from Longimicrobiales bacterium.
CACCTGCGCACGAGCATGGCGACAGCGACACGGGGCCGGAGATCCGCGTCGCCCGCTCACGCGACGGCGGCCGCAGCTTCGGGCCGGGCGTGGTGGTCACGCCCAAGGCATGCCCGTGCTGTCGCACGACGCTCGCGGTCTCCGGCCGCAACGTGTACGTCGCGTGGCGCGACGTGACCGACGACAACGTGCGCAACATCGTGGTCGCGCATTCGGCGGATGGTGGCGAAACCTGGAGCGCGCCGCGGGCTGTGCACCAGGACGCGTGGCAGATCGATGGCTGCCCGCATGCGGGCCCGTCGCTCGCGATCGGCCGCGACGGGCGACTGCACGTCGCGTGGTACACGGGTGCGCCGGATCGACCCGGCATCTACCACGCGGTGGCGGACGACGGGCTCCACTTCGGTGCGCCCGCACCGCTGCTTTCGGGCGAGTGGGTCCCACCGTCGCTGGTCGAGCTGGCCGCGACGGATGGTGCCATGCTCGCGGCGTGGGACGACCGCCGTTCGGAGGTCCCGCGACTGACGCTGGAGCGGCTGGCAGACGGTGCGCAGTCGGCGGGATTCCGTGCTCGCGGCCGGGCGCATTCCGAGACGGCTGGACTCGCGCCGGCACTCGCCGCAAACGGCGGGCGCTATGCACTAGCGTGGTTGCGT
It encodes:
- a CDS encoding sialidase family protein; translated protein: MSTATSMRRSAAALAACVALVASACANEPATIEDASLVAAGNAHSPTVAVAADGATYVAWVSGDSTFDVLLARAGEQPVRVNDIAGDAAPHAQAPAQVALGPEGNVYVAWQNNTPIEGRRFPASDLRFARSADGGRTFEPAIHVNDDAGGVPASHTFHDVAVGDDGTVYVSWIDGRVRAQAESPRHADAPAHEHGDSDTGPEIRVARSRDGGRSFGPGVVVTPKACPCCRTTLAVSGRNVYVAWRDVTDDNVRNIVVAHSADGGETWSAPRAVHQDAWQIDGCPHAGPSLAIGRDGRLHVAWYTGAPDRPGIYHAVADDGLHFGAPAPLLSGEWVPPSLVELAATDGAMLAAWDDRRSEVPRLTLERLADGAQSAGFRARGRAHSETAGLAPALAANGGRYALAWLRGDSVYVRLGALP